A window from Mycobacterium botniense encodes these proteins:
- a CDS encoding esterase family protein has translation MKLVDRFRGAVSDMPRRLVVGLLGAVLLPGLIGVLGGYATAGAFSRPGLPVEYLMVPSPSMARDIKVQFQSGGPNSPALYMLDGLRAQDDYNGWDINTPAFEEYYQSGLSMIMPVGGQSSFYSDWYKPACGKAGCQTYKWETFLTSELPQWLQANKQVKPTGSAVVGLSMAGSSSMVLAMYHPQQFIYASSLSGYLNPSAGMAPSLIGLAMGDAGGYKAADMWGPKEDPAWQRNDPTVNVGKLVANNTRLWVYCGNGTPTELGGADLPAKFLEGFVRKSNIAFQDAYIAAGGHNAVFNFPDNGTHTWSYWNQQLVAMKSDIQQTVGATPTTT, from the coding sequence ATGAAGTTGGTGGACAGGTTTCGCGGCGCGGTATCAGACATGCCGCGCCGTCTCGTGGTCGGGCTCCTCGGGGCGGTCCTGCTGCCGGGGCTGATCGGTGTCCTGGGAGGATACGCGACTGCCGGCGCGTTCTCCCGGCCCGGCCTGCCGGTTGAATATCTGATGGTCCCGTCGCCGTCGATGGCTCGCGATATCAAGGTCCAGTTCCAAAGCGGCGGGCCCAACTCGCCCGCGCTGTACATGCTCGACGGCCTGCGCGCCCAAGACGACTACAACGGCTGGGACATCAACACCCCGGCCTTCGAGGAGTACTACCAATCGGGCCTGTCGATGATCATGCCGGTGGGCGGGCAGTCCAGCTTCTACAGCGACTGGTACAAGCCGGCGTGTGGGAAGGCGGGCTGCCAGACCTACAAGTGGGAAACCTTCTTGACAAGCGAGCTGCCCCAATGGCTGCAGGCCAACAAGCAAGTGAAGCCGACGGGCAGCGCCGTGGTGGGCCTGTCCATGGCCGGCTCGTCGTCGATGGTGCTGGCAATGTACCACCCGCAGCAGTTCATTTACGCTTCGTCGCTGTCGGGCTATCTGAACCCCTCCGCTGGGATGGCCCCCTCGCTGATCGGTCTGGCGATGGGTGACGCCGGCGGCTACAAGGCCGCCGACATGTGGGGGCCGAAAGAGGATCCCGCATGGCAGCGCAACGACCCGACGGTCAATGTCGGCAAACTGGTCGCCAACAACACCCGGTTGTGGGTCTACTGCGGTAACGGCACTCCGACGGAGTTGGGCGGCGCTGACCTGCCTGCCAAGTTTCTCGAGGGCTTCGTGCGGAAAAGCAATATCGCCTTCCAGGACGCATACATCGCGGCCGGCGGGCACAACGCGGTATTCAATTTCCCGGATAACGGGACGCACACCTGGTCCTATTGGAACCAGCAGCTTGTGGCCATGAAATCCGACATCCAGCAGACCGTGGGCGCTACTCCCACCACCACGTAG
- the pks13 gene encoding polyketide synthase Pks13 (Pks13 is a key enzyme in mycolic acid biosynthesis.), with protein MTVAEMRRWLREWVGNATGKSPDTIDESTPMVELGLSSRDAVAMAADIEDRTGVTLSATVAFQHPTIDSLATYIVEGEPAVVETGDDEDWSRPGPADRVDIAVVGLATRFPGDMNTPEETWQALLEGRDAITDPPEGRWSEFLGEPRIAERVARARTRGGYLKDIKGFDSEFFALSKTEADNIDPQQRMALELTWEALENARIPASSLRGQAVGVFIGASVTDYAFLAMSDPTVTHPYAITGNAHSIIANRVSYFYDFRGPSVAVDTACSSSLVATHQAVQALRSGECDVAVAGGVNALITPVITVGFDEVGGVLAPDGRIKSFSADADGYTRSEGAGMLVLKRVDDARRDGDQILAVIAGSAVNHDGRSSGLLIPNPDAQADVLRRAYKDAGIDPRTVDYIEAHGTGTILGDPIEAEALGRVVGKGRPADKPALLGAVKTNIGHLESAAGVASLAKMVLALQHDKLPPSINYAGPNPHIDFDALHLKVADTVTDWPRYSGYAIAGVSSFGFGGANAHMVLREVLPRDVIERDEPEPQPEAPATPEAPATGVRFDEYGEFIEQQPAADEPELPGLTEEAKRLKEIALQELEAAEPVTPLVPLAVSAFLTSRKKTAAAELADWMESPEGQASSLESIGRALSRRNHGRSRAVVLARTHEEAIKGLRAVAEGKQAPNVYSADGPVTSGPVWVLAGFGAQHRKMAKNLYLRNPVFAEWIDKVDAYVQIERGYSIVELILDDSKDYGIETTQVTIFAIQVALGELLRHHGAKPAAVVGQSLGEAAAAYLAGGLSLADATRAICSRSHLMGEGEAMLFGEYIRLMALVEYSAEEIKTVFSDFPDLEVCVYAAPNQTVIGGPPAQVDAIIARCEAEGKFARKFQTKGASHTSQMDPLLGELSAELQGIRPHPITIGYFSTVHEGRYIKPGETIHDVEYWKKGLRHSVYFTHGIRNAVDSGHTTFLELAPNPVALMQVGLTTAAAGLPDAQLIPTLARKQDEVDSMTAAMAQLYVHGHDLDMRTLFTRAKGPEDYANIPPTRFKRKEHWLDAHFAGDGSVIMPGTHVALPDGRHVWEYAPRGETNLTELVKAAAAQVLPDAQLIAAEQRAVPGAGARLVTTLARYPGGASVQVHARIDESFTLVYDALVSRAGQVAGLPAAVGAGTVITAATAPTETTEAATAPAEAEPDAETLRDSLTLRNMPAGFTKWSPDSGETVHERLATIVSAAMGYEPEDLPWEVPLIELGLDSLMAVRIKNRVEYDFDLPPIQLQAVRDANLYNVEKLIEYAIEHRDEVQQLHEYQKTKTAEEIAKEQAELLSSAQTAATQTPAAQPDSAAAAPDAPVPPPPTDPSGPAAQPVPPPPTDPSGPAAQPNLAGAAQALNQRAVAEALSSDVPPRDAAERVTFATWAIVTGKSPGGIFNPLPTLDEDTAAKMAQRLAERADGPITVEDVVSAPTIEALAEKVREHLEAGQVDGFVRTLRARAEGSTKIPVFVFHPAGGSTVVYEPLLKRLPPDTPMYGFERVEGTIEERALRYVPRLVQMQGEGPFILAGWSLGGALAYACAIGLKRLGCDIPFVGLIDTVRPGEEIPQTKEEIRKRWERYARFAERTFNVTIPEIPYEQLEQLDDEGQVKFVLEAVRASGVQIPAGIIEHQRTSYLDNRALDTVQIQPYDGHVTLYMADRYHDDAIMFEPRYAIRQPDGGWGEYVSDLEIVHIGGEHIQVIDEPYIAKVGAHMSEALNRIEAEQKARR; from the coding sequence ATGACAGTCGCCGAGATGCGGCGCTGGCTGCGCGAGTGGGTGGGCAACGCCACCGGAAAGTCCCCCGACACGATCGACGAATCCACGCCGATGGTGGAGTTGGGTCTGTCGTCACGCGATGCCGTGGCGATGGCCGCTGACATCGAAGACCGCACCGGGGTCACGCTGTCGGCGACGGTGGCCTTTCAGCACCCGACCATCGATTCGCTGGCCACCTACATCGTTGAGGGCGAACCCGCGGTGGTCGAAACCGGTGACGACGAGGACTGGTCGCGCCCCGGGCCGGCCGACCGGGTCGATATCGCCGTGGTGGGGTTGGCCACCCGTTTCCCCGGGGATATGAACACCCCGGAGGAAACCTGGCAGGCGCTGTTGGAGGGCCGCGACGCAATCACCGACCCGCCGGAGGGCCGCTGGTCGGAGTTCCTCGGTGAACCCCGCATCGCCGAGCGGGTCGCCCGGGCCCGCACCCGCGGCGGCTATTTGAAAGACATCAAGGGCTTCGATTCGGAGTTCTTCGCGCTGTCGAAGACCGAGGCCGACAACATCGACCCACAGCAACGGATGGCGCTGGAGCTGACCTGGGAAGCCCTGGAGAACGCCCGGATCCCGGCGTCGAGTCTGCGCGGCCAGGCTGTCGGGGTGTTCATCGGCGCCTCGGTCACCGACTATGCCTTCCTGGCCATGTCGGACCCGACCGTCACTCACCCGTACGCGATCACCGGCAACGCGCACTCGATCATCGCCAACCGGGTGTCCTACTTCTACGACTTCCGTGGCCCCTCGGTGGCGGTGGACACCGCCTGCTCGAGTTCGTTGGTCGCCACCCACCAGGCCGTGCAAGCGCTGCGGTCCGGCGAGTGTGACGTGGCCGTCGCCGGCGGGGTGAACGCGCTGATCACCCCGGTGATCACGGTGGGTTTCGACGAGGTCGGCGGGGTACTGGCTCCCGACGGGCGGATCAAGTCGTTTTCCGCCGACGCCGACGGCTACACCCGCTCGGAGGGTGCGGGGATGCTCGTGCTCAAACGGGTTGACGACGCCCGCCGCGATGGTGACCAGATCCTGGCGGTGATCGCCGGCAGCGCGGTCAACCACGACGGGCGCTCCTCGGGCCTGCTGATCCCCAACCCCGACGCCCAGGCTGACGTGCTGCGCCGCGCTTATAAAGACGCCGGCATCGACCCGCGCACCGTCGACTACATCGAGGCACACGGCACCGGCACCATCCTCGGCGACCCGATCGAGGCCGAAGCGCTGGGGCGCGTGGTCGGCAAGGGCCGCCCCGCCGACAAGCCCGCGTTGCTGGGTGCGGTCAAAACCAACATCGGGCACCTGGAATCGGCCGCCGGGGTGGCCAGCCTGGCCAAGATGGTGCTGGCCTTACAGCACGACAAGCTGCCGCCGTCGATCAACTACGCCGGGCCCAACCCGCACATCGACTTCGACGCGCTGCATCTGAAGGTGGCCGACACCGTCACCGACTGGCCGCGCTACAGCGGGTATGCGATTGCCGGGGTGTCCAGTTTCGGGTTCGGCGGCGCCAACGCGCACATGGTGTTGCGGGAAGTGCTGCCCCGCGACGTGATCGAGCGCGACGAGCCGGAGCCCCAACCGGAAGCCCCCGCGACCCCGGAGGCACCCGCAACCGGGGTGCGTTTCGACGAGTACGGCGAATTCATCGAGCAGCAGCCAGCGGCGGACGAGCCCGAGCTGCCGGGGCTGACTGAGGAGGCCAAACGGCTCAAGGAAATCGCGCTGCAGGAGCTGGAAGCCGCAGAGCCTGTGACTCCGCTTGTGCCGCTGGCTGTTTCAGCGTTTCTGACGTCCCGCAAGAAAACCGCGGCCGCGGAGCTGGCCGACTGGATGGAAAGCCCTGAAGGACAAGCATCATCGCTGGAGTCGATCGGGCGGGCGCTGTCACGGCGCAACCACGGGCGTTCACGCGCGGTGGTGCTGGCCCGCACCCACGAGGAGGCGATCAAGGGTCTGCGCGCGGTCGCCGAGGGCAAGCAGGCGCCGAACGTGTATTCGGCTGACGGGCCGGTCACCAGCGGGCCGGTATGGGTGCTGGCCGGGTTCGGTGCCCAGCACCGCAAGATGGCCAAGAACCTCTACCTGCGCAACCCGGTCTTCGCCGAGTGGATCGACAAGGTCGACGCCTACGTGCAGATTGAGCGCGGCTATTCGATCGTGGAGCTGATCCTCGACGACTCGAAGGATTACGGCATCGAGACCACGCAGGTCACCATTTTCGCGATCCAGGTTGCGCTGGGCGAGCTGCTCCGCCACCATGGCGCCAAACCGGCGGCGGTGGTGGGCCAGTCGCTGGGCGAAGCCGCGGCGGCCTACCTGGCGGGCGGGTTGTCGCTGGCGGACGCCACCCGCGCGATCTGCTCGCGCTCGCATCTGATGGGCGAGGGCGAGGCGATGCTGTTCGGCGAGTACATCCGGCTGATGGCGCTGGTGGAATACTCTGCCGAGGAGATCAAAACGGTGTTCTCCGACTTCCCCGATCTGGAAGTCTGCGTCTACGCCGCCCCCAACCAGACCGTCATCGGCGGTCCGCCCGCGCAGGTGGACGCGATCATCGCCCGCTGTGAGGCCGAAGGCAAATTCGCCCGCAAGTTTCAGACCAAGGGCGCCAGCCACACCTCGCAGATGGATCCGCTGCTGGGCGAACTGTCCGCCGAATTGCAAGGTATCCGGCCGCATCCCATCACCATCGGGTACTTCTCGACCGTGCACGAGGGCCGCTACATCAAGCCCGGCGAGACCATCCACGACGTCGAATACTGGAAGAAGGGCCTGCGGCATTCGGTCTACTTCACCCACGGCATCCGCAACGCCGTCGACAGCGGGCACACCACCTTCTTAGAGCTCGCACCCAACCCGGTGGCGCTGATGCAGGTGGGCCTGACGACGGCCGCGGCGGGATTACCTGACGCGCAGCTGATCCCGACGCTCGCGCGTAAGCAGGATGAAGTCGACTCGATGACCGCCGCGATGGCGCAGCTGTATGTGCACGGTCACGACTTGGACATGCGCACGTTGTTCACTCGCGCGAAAGGCCCCGAGGACTACGCCAACATTCCCCCCACCCGGTTCAAACGCAAAGAGCACTGGCTCGACGCGCATTTCGCCGGCGACGGCTCGGTGATCATGCCGGGCACCCACGTCGCGCTGCCCGACGGTCGGCACGTGTGGGAGTACGCGCCGCGTGGTGAAACCAACCTCACTGAATTGGTGAAAGCAGCTGCCGCGCAGGTACTTCCGGATGCCCAGCTCATCGCGGCAGAGCAGCGGGCGGTACCGGGTGCGGGTGCGCGGCTGGTGACGACGCTGGCCCGTTATCCCGGTGGGGCGTCGGTGCAGGTGCACGCCCGCATCGATGAGTCCTTCACTTTGGTCTACGACGCGCTGGTGAGCAGGGCCGGCCAGGTGGCGGGGTTGCCGGCTGCGGTGGGTGCCGGCACGGTGATCACCGCTGCGACCGCGCCGACGGAGACCACCGAAGCCGCGACCGCGCCGGCTGAGGCCGAGCCGGACGCCGAGACCCTGCGCGACAGCCTGACATTGCGCAACATGCCGGCCGGCTTCACCAAATGGTCACCGGATTCCGGGGAAACGGTGCACGAGCGGCTTGCCACGATCGTCTCAGCGGCGATGGGTTACGAACCCGAAGACCTGCCGTGGGAGGTGCCGCTGATCGAGCTGGGCCTGGATTCGCTGATGGCGGTGCGCATCAAAAACCGTGTCGAATACGACTTCGACCTGCCGCCCATCCAACTGCAGGCCGTGCGTGACGCGAACCTCTACAACGTCGAGAAGCTGATCGAATACGCGATCGAGCACCGCGACGAGGTGCAGCAGCTGCACGAATACCAGAAGACGAAGACGGCCGAAGAGATCGCCAAAGAGCAAGCCGAATTGCTCAGCAGCGCCCAAACGGCCGCGACCCAGACACCGGCGGCTCAACCGGATTCGGCAGCGGCGGCACCGGATGCGCCGGTCCCGCCGCCGCCCACGGACCCGTCGGGCCCGGCCGCACAACCGGTCCCGCCGCCGCCCACGGACCCGTCGGGTCCGGCCGCGCAGCCCAATCTGGCCGGTGCCGCGCAGGCGCTCAACCAGCGCGCGGTCGCCGAGGCGCTGAGCTCTGATGTGCCGCCGCGCGACGCCGCCGAGCGGGTCACGTTCGCGACCTGGGCGATTGTCACCGGCAAGTCCCCGGGCGGCATCTTCAATCCGCTGCCCACGCTCGACGAGGACACCGCCGCCAAGATGGCACAGCGGCTCGCCGAGCGCGCCGACGGCCCGATCACCGTCGAGGATGTGGTGTCCGCACCGACGATCGAGGCGCTGGCCGAGAAGGTGCGTGAGCATCTGGAGGCCGGGCAAGTCGACGGGTTCGTCCGCACCCTACGGGCGCGTGCGGAAGGCTCCACGAAAATCCCGGTGTTCGTGTTCCACCCGGCCGGCGGTTCGACGGTGGTGTACGAGCCCCTGCTCAAGCGCCTGCCGCCGGACACCCCGATGTATGGTTTCGAGCGGGTCGAGGGCACGATCGAGGAACGCGCGCTGCGCTACGTGCCCCGGCTGGTGCAGATGCAGGGCGAGGGGCCGTTCATTCTGGCCGGGTGGTCGCTGGGCGGCGCGCTGGCCTACGCGTGCGCGATCGGGCTGAAACGGCTGGGTTGCGATATCCCGTTCGTTGGGCTCATCGACACCGTGCGCCCCGGCGAAGAAATCCCGCAGACCAAAGAGGAGATCCGCAAACGCTGGGAGCGCTACGCGCGCTTCGCCGAGCGCACATTCAACGTCACCATCCCCGAGATTCCCTACGAGCAGCTCGAACAACTCGACGACGAGGGTCAGGTGAAATTCGTTCTAGAAGCGGTCAGGGCCAGCGGTGTGCAAATCCCGGCCGGGATCATCGAACACCAGCGCACCTCATATCTGGACAACCGGGCGCTGGACACCGTACAGATCCAGCCATACGACGGGCATGTCACCCTCTACATGGCCGACCGCTACCACGACGACGCGATCATGTTCGAGCCGCGCTACGCCATCCGCCAACCCGACGGCGGATGGGGTGAATACGTGTCCGATTTGGAGATCGTGCACATCGGCGGCGAACACATCCAGGTCATCGACGAGCCGTACATCGCCAAGGTGGGAGCGCATATGAGCGAAGCCCTCAACCGGATCGAAGCCGAACAGAAGGCCCGCAGGTGA
- a CDS encoding esterase family protein — protein MRGVSVLLRVLWTVALTAGLGAIAATHIGSTHAASVENLMVPSPSMGRDIPVSFMAGGPHAVYLLDAFNAAPDVSNWVTAGNAMNTLAGKGISVVAPAGGAYSMYTNWEQDGSKQWETFLSSELPDWLAANKGLAPGGHAVVGASQGGYAAMALACFHPDRFGYAGSMSGFLYPSNTTTNGAITAGMAQFGGVDSYGMWGAPQLGRWKWHDPYVHAALLAQNNSRIWVFSPTDMAASDPAAMIGQAGEAMGNSRMFYQQYRNVGGHNGHFDFPGGGDNGWGSWKAELAAMSGDIVGAIR, from the coding sequence ATGAGGGGTGTGTCGGTGCTGCTACGCGTGCTGTGGACGGTCGCGCTGACGGCGGGATTGGGCGCGATTGCCGCGACTCACATCGGCTCGACTCACGCGGCCAGTGTCGAAAACCTGATGGTGCCGTCGCCCTCGATGGGCCGCGACATCCCGGTGAGCTTCATGGCGGGTGGGCCCCATGCGGTGTACCTGCTGGACGCGTTCAACGCCGCCCCAGATGTCAGCAACTGGGTGACCGCGGGTAACGCGATGAACACCCTTGCCGGCAAAGGCATTTCGGTGGTGGCACCGGCGGGCGGCGCCTACAGCATGTACACCAACTGGGAACAAGACGGCAGCAAGCAGTGGGAAACCTTCCTGTCCAGCGAGCTACCTGACTGGCTGGCGGCCAACAAAGGACTGGCGCCCGGCGGCCACGCCGTTGTGGGTGCCTCGCAGGGGGGCTACGCGGCGATGGCGCTGGCCTGCTTCCACCCCGACCGATTCGGCTACGCCGGTTCGATGTCGGGCTTCCTGTACCCGTCGAACACCACCACCAACGGCGCCATCACTGCCGGCATGGCGCAGTTCGGCGGGGTGGATTCGTACGGCATGTGGGGCGCGCCGCAGCTGGGCCGGTGGAAGTGGCACGACCCCTACGTGCACGCCGCGCTGCTGGCGCAGAACAACAGCCGGATCTGGGTCTTCAGCCCCACCGACATGGCCGCCAGCGATCCCGCCGCCATGATCGGCCAAGCCGGAGAGGCGATGGGGAACAGCCGGATGTTTTACCAGCAGTACCGCAACGTCGGCGGGCACAACGGCCACTTCGACTTCCCGGGCGGCGGGGACAACGGCTGGGGCTCCTGGAAAGCGGAACTGGCTGCCATGTCCGGCGATATCGTCGGCGCGATCCGCTAG
- the fadD32 gene encoding long-chain-fatty-acid--AMP ligase FadD32: MAYHNPFIVNGHIRFPENANLVRHVERWAKVRGEKLAYRFLDYSTERDGVARDISWARFAARNRAVGARLQQVTQPGDRIAILCPQNLDYLVSFFGTLYAGRIAVPLFDPAEPGHVGRLHAVLDDCTPAAILTTSDSAEGVSKFFRTRPAKERPRIIAVDAVPDEVAATWQPPDDTDPDTIAYLQYTSGSTRVPTGVEITHLNLATNVVQVLYSFDGKEGDRGVTWLPFFHDMGLIAIMLSPVLGQSNTFMTPAAFVRRPIRWLRAMARQDENDNGEVYSVAPNFAFEHAAVRGVPKDGEPPLDLRNVKGILNGSEPISVASMRKFHDAFRRFGLRDTAIKPAYGLAEATLYVSSTPMSEAPTIIYVDREALNNHRFVEVDADAPNAVAQVSTGKIGIDEWAAIVDPETASELPDGQIGEIWLHGNNMGSGYWNRDKETQETFKNILKSRTSPSHAEGAPDDGLWVRTGDYGTFYQGNLYITGRIKDLVIVDGRNHYPQDLEFSAQEASRALRTGFVAAFSVPANQLPREVFDNPHSGLTYDPDDTSEQLVIVAERAPGAHKLDPQPITDDIRAAIAVRHGVTVRDVLLVQAGTVPRTSSGKIGRRACRAAYLDGSLRRGVASPTVFADEAK; this comes from the coding sequence ATGGCGTACCACAACCCGTTCATCGTGAACGGACACATCAGATTTCCGGAGAATGCCAATCTGGTTCGTCACGTGGAGCGGTGGGCGAAGGTCCGCGGGGAGAAGCTGGCTTACCGGTTCCTCGATTACTCCACCGAGCGGGACGGCGTCGCGCGGGATATCTCATGGGCCCGCTTCGCCGCCCGCAACCGGGCAGTCGGTGCCCGTCTGCAGCAGGTCACCCAGCCCGGGGACCGCATCGCCATCCTGTGCCCTCAGAATCTGGACTACCTCGTGTCCTTTTTCGGCACCTTGTACGCCGGGCGGATCGCGGTACCACTGTTCGATCCGGCGGAACCGGGTCACGTTGGCCGGCTTCATGCCGTACTCGACGATTGCACTCCCGCAGCGATTCTGACCACAAGTGATTCCGCCGAGGGGGTGAGCAAATTTTTCCGCACCCGTCCCGCCAAAGAACGACCCCGCATCATTGCTGTTGACGCGGTACCCGATGAGGTCGCCGCCACCTGGCAACCCCCCGATGACACCGATCCGGACACCATCGCCTACCTGCAGTACACCTCCGGCTCGACCCGTGTCCCGACCGGCGTGGAGATCACCCACCTGAATCTGGCCACCAACGTGGTCCAGGTGTTATACAGCTTTGACGGCAAAGAGGGCGATCGTGGTGTGACGTGGTTGCCGTTTTTCCACGATATGGGTCTGATCGCGATCATGCTCTCACCGGTGCTCGGCCAGTCCAATACGTTCATGACACCGGCCGCCTTTGTGCGCCGCCCGATCCGCTGGCTGCGCGCCATGGCGCGCCAGGACGAGAACGACAACGGCGAGGTCTACTCCGTTGCGCCTAACTTCGCGTTCGAGCACGCCGCCGTGCGTGGTGTGCCCAAAGACGGCGAGCCGCCGCTGGATCTTCGCAATGTCAAGGGAATCCTCAACGGCAGCGAGCCGATCTCGGTCGCATCGATGCGCAAGTTCCATGACGCGTTCCGGCGGTTCGGGTTACGCGACACCGCGATCAAGCCCGCCTACGGGTTGGCCGAGGCGACGCTGTATGTCTCGAGCACCCCGATGTCCGAGGCGCCCACCATCATCTACGTCGACCGGGAGGCGCTCAACAACCACCGCTTCGTGGAGGTCGATGCTGACGCGCCCAACGCCGTCGCCCAGGTGTCCACCGGCAAGATCGGCATCGACGAATGGGCGGCCATCGTCGACCCGGAGACAGCCAGCGAACTGCCGGACGGCCAGATCGGCGAGATCTGGCTGCACGGCAACAACATGGGCAGCGGGTACTGGAACCGCGACAAGGAAACCCAGGAGACGTTCAAGAACATCCTCAAGTCGCGGACCAGCCCCTCACACGCCGAAGGCGCTCCCGACGACGGGCTGTGGGTGCGCACCGGCGACTACGGCACCTTCTACCAGGGCAACCTCTACATCACCGGGCGCATCAAAGACCTGGTCATCGTCGACGGCCGCAACCACTATCCCCAAGACCTCGAGTTCTCGGCGCAGGAAGCCAGCCGGGCGTTGCGCACCGGCTTCGTCGCCGCCTTCTCGGTGCCGGCCAACCAGCTGCCCAGAGAGGTGTTCGACAACCCGCACAGCGGGCTCACCTACGATCCTGACGACACCTCCGAGCAGTTGGTCATCGTCGCCGAACGCGCTCCCGGCGCGCACAAACTCGATCCCCAGCCGATCACCGACGACATCCGCGCGGCCATCGCCGTCCGGCACGGCGTCACCGTGCGTGATGTGCTGCTGGTGCAGGCCGGAACCGTCCCGCGCACCTCCAGCGGCAAGATCGGGCGGCGTGCTTGTCGTGCCGCCTACCTGGACGGCAGCCTGCGCCGCGGCGTCGCATCCCCCACCGTTTTCGCTGACGAGGCCAAATGA
- the culp6 gene encoding carboxylesterase Culp6, with the protein MTKSPKSSRRRRHRILGLLAAAAAAVAVALAVAVAVVIVRHPESPPTAVPPSIVPPSSTPPHAKKPRPAFQNASCPDVEVIAVPGTWESSLHDNPFNPVQFPKALLLNITRPLAEQFPASRVEEYTVPYTAQFHNPLSTDTQMSYNDSRAEGTRATVQAMLDMNKKCPLTSYVLIGFSQGAVIAGDIASDIGNGRGPVDPDLVLGVTLIADGRRQIGVGKDIGPNPPGEGAEITLHEVPVLSGLGLTMTGKRPGGFGVLDDRTNEICAPGDLICAAPEQAFSLANLPKTLDTLAGGAGQPVHAMYATTQFWSLDGQSATEWTLNWARNLIDHAPHPKHG; encoded by the coding sequence ATGACTAAAAGCCCGAAGAGCTCTCGGCGTCGACGTCACCGAATCCTGGGGCTGCTCGCCGCCGCCGCGGCGGCCGTTGCGGTCGCCCTGGCGGTCGCTGTCGCGGTGGTCATCGTCCGTCACCCGGAGTCCCCGCCCACCGCGGTGCCGCCCAGTATCGTGCCGCCGAGCAGCACCCCGCCGCACGCGAAAAAACCCCGGCCGGCTTTTCAGAACGCCAGCTGCCCCGATGTCGAGGTGATCGCCGTTCCCGGAACGTGGGAGTCCTCGCTGCACGACAACCCCTTTAACCCGGTGCAGTTCCCCAAAGCATTGCTGCTCAACATCACCCGGCCGCTGGCCGAGCAGTTTCCGGCCAGCAGGGTCGAGGAGTACACGGTTCCGTACACCGCGCAGTTTCACAACCCGTTAAGCACCGATACCCAGATGTCTTACAACGACAGCCGGGCGGAAGGCACCCGCGCGACCGTTCAGGCCATGCTCGATATGAACAAGAAGTGCCCGTTGACCAGCTATGTGCTGATCGGGTTCTCGCAGGGCGCGGTGATCGCCGGCGACATCGCCAGCGACATTGGCAATGGACGCGGACCCGTCGACCCGGATTTGGTCCTGGGTGTCACATTGATCGCCGATGGGCGCCGGCAGATCGGGGTGGGCAAAGATATCGGCCCCAACCCCCCCGGTGAGGGCGCTGAGATCACGTTGCACGAGGTGCCGGTCCTGTCCGGGCTCGGACTGACGATGACCGGCAAACGGCCGGGCGGTTTCGGCGTGCTCGACGACCGGACCAATGAAATCTGCGCGCCCGGCGACTTGATCTGCGCTGCCCCCGAGCAGGCGTTCAGCCTCGCCAACTTGCCCAAGACCCTCGACACGCTGGCCGGCGGCGCGGGCCAACCCGTACACGCCATGTATGCCACCACCCAGTTCTGGAGCCTCGATGGGCAGTCAGCCACCGAGTGGACGTTGAACTGGGCGCGGAACCTCATCGACCACGCGCCGCATCCCAAACACGGGTAG